AGTTTGAAGGGGTGCGCATCGATATGGACAGCCTTGCGGACATGTCGGTTTCTCTGGAAAAAGAAAGTAAGGAAATCGAAAACAAAGTCTATGAAATGGCTGGTGTGCGCTTCAATCTGGCTTCGCCAAAGCAATTGGGTGAGGTGCTTTTTGATAAATTAAAGCTAGACCCCAAGGCCAAAAAAACAAAAACCGGTCAGTATGCCACGGGCGAGGAAGTGCTGAGCAAACTCGCCGCAGAGCATGAGATCATCCAAAATATCCTGGATTATAGGCAGATGGTCAAGTTGAAATCTACCTATGTAGATGCGCTGCCTACCATGATCAATTCCAAAACCGGAAGAATTCACACCACCTATAATCAGTTTGTGGCGGCTACAGGACGGCTTTCCTCGATCAATCCAAACCTTCAAAACATTCCTATTCGTACCGATAGAGGGCGTGAGATCCGTAAGGCCTTTGTACCTAGGGATGAAAACCACATTCTTTTGGCGGCAGATTATTCTCAGGTCGAGTTAAGGATTATGGCTTCTTTTTCAGGAGATGAGTCCATGATCGAGGCATTCAAAAACGGACGGGATATCCATGCCACCACAGCGGCAAAGATTTTCCAGGTGCCGCTAGAAGAAGTCACTTCAGATATGCGTAGAAAAGCCAAAACAGCGAATTTCGGAATTATTTACGGGATTTCCGCCTTTGGGCTATCTCAGAGGCTATCCATACCAAGGGGAGAAGCGAAAGAAATTATCGATGCATATTTCAAGGAATTTCCTGCGGTAAAAGAATACATGGATGGTGCCATAGAAAAGGCCAAAACAGATGAGTTCGTGGAGACTATTCTTGGTAGAAGAAGGTATCTGCGTGATATCAACAGCCGAAATGCCACCATGCGGGGCTTTGCTGAGCGAAATGCCATCAATGCACCCATTCAGGGATCAGCTGCTGATCTGATCAAAGTAGCTATGATCGACGTGTATCAATGGATGAAAAAGGAAAACCTCAAGTCCAAAATGATCCTACAGGTTCATGATGAATTGGTTTTTGATGCGCACAAGGACGAAGTGGAAATTCTAAAAGCCAATGTCCCTGGCCTGATGTCCAACGCCATCAAAATGGCTGTTCCGGTAGAGGTAGAAGTGGGGACTGGAACGGATTGGTTGCAGGCGCACTAGGTGGTATCTAGACGTTAGACATAATATCAAGTACTTCAGTACTCGGCGTTCGGTGTTCATCATTTGAAATTGTAAGATTGAAAAAATTTGAAAGAAATAAATCCTCCTAGTCCACTAATTAAAGGGGGAGTTGCAAAACCTGAACTTCACAACTTGATTCAACCTCCGAGGATCAGCAAGGCTCGTAAATCAAAAAGCTTAATTCATACTTCTAAATGGCCAAAATAAAAACCACCTTCTTTTGTCAGAACTGCGGAGCTCAAAGTCCAAAATGGATAGGCAAATGCCCCGCCTGTGGAGAATGGAATACCTATGTGGAAGAAGTAGTTCAAAAGGAGGAATCCGGTAAAGGATCTTGGAAGACGGCTTCATCTGGAACCAAAAAAACCAGCACTCCAAAGAAAATCCAAGAGGTCAATTACGAGGAAATGCCACGCTATATCACCGCAGACGTAGAGCTCGACCGGGTTTTGGGCGGAGGAATAGTGCCTGGGTCTCTGGTACTAATCGGAGGTGAACCGGGAATAGGCAAATCAACTTTGATGCTTCAGATAGCCCTGATCCTAAAAGGCAAAAAGATACTCTATGTCTCAGGTGAAGAAAGCGAAGCGCAAATCAAGATGAGGGCAGACCGGATGGATGCTAAAAATCCGGACTGCTATGTACTCTCTGAAACAAATACTCAGCATATTTTTCAGCAAATAGAAGTTCTGAAGCCTGATTTGCTGGTGATTGACTCCATTCAGACCTTGCACTCTCAGCATGTAGAATCTGCTGCTGGTTCGGTGTCGCAGGTTCGGGAGTGCACGGCCGAGTTAATGAAATTTGCCAAAGAAACCGGAACCCCTGTTTTCCTGATCGGTCATATCACCAAAGACGGTTCCATCGCCGGACCTAAGGTTTTGGAACACATGGTAGATACTGTATTGCAGTTTGAGGGAGATAGGCATTTGACTTATAGGATTTTAAGAACCTCCAAAAACCGGTTTGGATCTACGCACGAGCTGGGAATCTATGAAATGCGAACAGAAGGGCTGCGGCCGGTTTCCAACCCCTCTGAAATACTACTTACCCAGCGGGAAGAAGTATTAAACGGCGTAGCGATTGGCGCTATGGTGGAAGGCAATCGCCCTCTGCTGATAGAAATACAGTCATTGGTAAGCCCGGCCACCTATGGGACTCCGCAGCGGAGCAGCACCGGACATGATGCCAAGCGTCTTAATATGTTGTTGGCTGTTTTAGAAAAGCGTGGCGGAATGCGGCTGGGGCAGCAGGATGTGTTTTTAAATGTAGCCGGCGGACTGCGGGTGGATGATCCGGGCTTGGATTTGGCAGTTTGCGCCAGCTTGATCTCCAGCTACGAGGATACGCCGGTTTCGGAGGAGATTTGCTTCGCTGGAGAGGTGGGCCTGGGCGGAGAAATCCGGGCCGTACATCGTATCGAAAACCGAATAGCAGAAGCTGCTAAATTGGGCTTTAAAAAAATCGTAGTTTCCAAATATGCGGTCAAAGGGCTAGACCTGAAGAAATTTCAAATTGAGGTCTTGGCTTTCAGTAAATTAGATGAAATGTATGCTAAGATTTTTTGAGAAAGGGATAGCTTACATTTCGATTTTGGCGTAGCCGAAATTCACCGAAAAATCAACACACCAAATTAATACATACTGGTATTTGACTAAATCCACATTCTCTGGAAGATCATATTCGTAATCTCCTTCCAGGCCTTTCAAAGCGCCTAGGGAAATAAATTCAGTGGCTTGGGTATCAGTGGCCAAATATACTTCCAAGAGCGGGCCGTCATCTGATTTGAAATCCGTGAAGGAAAGGATTTTGGTGCTGGTGTCGGCTTTGGCTTTACCAGAGGTGGGATGAGCATCTGCTATAAACTCCCCCATGTACATGCTGGTATTTTCTTCCTGCATTTCTGAAGACATTTCCATATCATCCATGTCCATAGGGAGATCCATGTCTTCATTTTTCATGCATGATGAAAGTGCTGCCAGAGAAAACAGGAGAAGTAAGAGCTTGATATTCATAGTTTTATTTGTTTTTCTTTCTCCCAAATAAGGTACTAAATAAAAAGCACTATCGCTTTTAGAAAACGCATTTATATTGATGATGATTAGGTGAAATGTTTTCTAAATGATTGGTATCCAGGGTTGATTTTGCCTTAATGAATCCAAAAAGATTATCTTGAATAGCAAAATCAAATGATAGGCAATGCGCAACCAACTTTTTAAGTCCAGTTATAAAGATCCTAATATTACGTACAGAGGGTTAAGTCCTTCTAGATTGGACAATCTCACCGATGCTGTATTTGGAATTGCGGTAACGCTTTTGATATTCAATGTCTCCAGCCCGGACTCTTTGCAGGATCTTATAGTTTTCACCAAAACCCTTCCTGCTTTTTTGATCAGTATTGGGTTTTTGATCGTAATCTGGCAGGAGCATGTACGGTTTTCTGAAATTTATACACTCAGGGGTTCTTGG
This genomic window from Algoriphagus sp. TR-M9 contains:
- the radA gene encoding DNA repair protein RadA gives rise to the protein MAKIKTTFFCQNCGAQSPKWIGKCPACGEWNTYVEEVVQKEESGKGSWKTASSGTKKTSTPKKIQEVNYEEMPRYITADVELDRVLGGGIVPGSLVLIGGEPGIGKSTLMLQIALILKGKKILYVSGEESEAQIKMRADRMDAKNPDCYVLSETNTQHIFQQIEVLKPDLLVIDSIQTLHSQHVESAAGSVSQVRECTAELMKFAKETGTPVFLIGHITKDGSIAGPKVLEHMVDTVLQFEGDRHLTYRILRTSKNRFGSTHELGIYEMRTEGLRPVSNPSEILLTQREEVLNGVAIGAMVEGNRPLLIEIQSLVSPATYGTPQRSSTGHDAKRLNMLLAVLEKRGGMRLGQQDVFLNVAGGLRVDDPGLDLAVCASLISSYEDTPVSEEICFAGEVGLGGEIRAVHRIENRIAEAAKLGFKKIVVSKYAVKGLDLKKFQIEVLAFSKLDEMYAKIF
- a CDS encoding DM13 domain-containing protein — translated: MNIKLLLLLFSLAALSSCMKNEDMDLPMDMDDMEMSSEMQEENTSMYMGEFIADAHPTSGKAKADTSTKILSFTDFKSDDGPLLEVYLATDTQATEFISLGALKGLEGDYEYDLPENVDLVKYQYVLIWCVDFSVNFGYAKIEM